agtttatgtgtggtggtgaacTTGACATGATTGATTGTTTCGCCATCGCCCTCGCTAATGATCATCTATATAGTGCAAGCGATAGAAGGCAGTTTTGGAGGTCCCTAGGGCTATTCACATCCGCGGGCGAAGATAGCCCACCCTCAATTGTTCAGCATCTCTTTCAGGTGTCTCTGGCTTAGCATTCATACTACTTCTTGTCGCAGTCCTATGCAATCTTTGGTTTTGTGACCTTTTTCTTGGTAAAATTCGCAGAAAGCGCTCGACTTCCGAGTGCCGGGGTCCGACCTCATCTTTTGCGGCCATTGCACCTTTGATCGAGTTTCTCTAGGGCGTACACTTTTtttgaaggagaaacacaaaaattgtgagcggaTAGGAGTGAAGGCATACCTTTCTCATGTCGATATGGTGATGTATATCGAGGAGGAACATCCATATGCCGCGATGGAGGCGGGGCAGGCGGCCTGACGTAGGGCTGATGCCTTTCCTGACCGAGGCAGGGCCCCAACTGATCTCTTCGACCATCGTTGCGATGATCTTTCCTTGCTTCAGTTTGAAGTGACGTCAACCGTTGGGTCGGACTGCTGAGGTCATCCTTGTCGGCTCGTACCTCGGCGCAGTAGGCATTATGGATTTCTTCCCAAGTAgttggagggtatttcatgagcctgcTTAGCAATTTTCTGGTCGCTCTCGACCCGTTTGTGCTTAATCCGTTCTGGAAGGCTGCTACTGCCATTCCTTCTGACACATTCGGCAAGATCATTCTCACCCTGTTGAACTGAGCTAAGAAGTCCTTGAGTCCCTCGCCGTGCATCTATCTTATGGCAAATATATCATTTACCCTAGCTTCTGCCTTTTTGGTTCCTGCATGGGCGATGACAAATTTATCTACCATTTCCTTGAACGATGCTATCGAGCGTGCCGATAGAGAGAACCATGTCAAGGCTCCCCCTGTTAGGGTTTCGCTGAACTTTTTTAATAACACCGATAATACCTACTCTTTCGAAAGATTGTTACCTTTTAAGGCTGTAACGTAGTGGATGATATGGTTTTCTGGATCGGTCGTACCATCGTATATCTTTAAGTAGGGCGGCATTTTAAAGGTCTTTGGAATGGAGTAGGGGGCCGCTTCCTCACTGTATGGTTGCTCGATGAATCGACCAATGTCGCGTTTTGGCAACAACTTTGGAGTGCCTGGTACTTTGTCAACCCTTTCTTTGTGTTCCTTCATTTGGTCACAGAGTGTCttattctcattttccatctcctCTATTTTCTTTAAAACGGCCGCAAGCGTATCATTGCCTGCGTCATTAGCAACATAAGTGTTACCTGTACGAAGGGCGTCTTGCTCATCAGCATTTATCGTGACATCTGCATGTACAACATTCCTGTTATCCCTTTGGGCGGGTTTATCAAGTATGGTGTTCAGAGTACTTGTTAGCAATTCTTCCAGCAGTCTTCTTATTGCCGATGGTGCCTCTCCTGTTGCAGATGTGGAGGCTTCCCTCTCGCGCGAAACAGTCACACTTTCGTGCAGGGGAGGTGAAGCGTCTCCCCCGGGTGTGGTGTGTGGTGTTTCATTTTTGTTATCCTCTCTGCTATCTACATTGATAGTGTTTAGAAGGTTGGTTGTGACGCCTACTATTGCTTTTTGCCTTGCATCTCCGTTCCCTCCCATTGTTGGTTTGTACCAAGCTAGGAAGAGGTGATTATCCCTTTCAAGAGTCTAGATGAAACTAAAATCTTAGctaaagaaatccccacagacggtgcCAAATTATTTGACCCAAAATATATTGAAATcttttttattaaatcaattaaggaagatgaagaggtaaatctcaGCCAAGTATAATAAACTCTAGATTGAAAGATGCAAGGGATGAACAAGATGAATAATGTTTCTTAATATCTTGAAACCGAACGATTAAGCATATATATGATAACTTTGAATGTAGAAAGATATTGTAATGGATGCTCTTAGTCCAAAGTCCATAAGATATCTCTCTCCCcttctatttataagggacaatcccttcttgaaccctaaaaagtacaacataaAGAATATTCGAAGAGCATATTCCTGTTGTCCCCTGTTGCGCCTACACTACTACAAATGTTGTGCGTTTACTAACCGTTGACAGTCGTCGCCCTCTACAACGATCAAGGGATGCTGCGTCGTAAGGGCCTCGCCCTCGCCGCCCTCGTCAGTGGTCGTGGTCGTCCAATTTAGGACCTATACAAGACATACTTATGAAAATCAtccccatgaactgaagtttcatagcagcaccaacaacagcagaagaaagaagaagaagaagaagaagaagaagaagaagaagaagaagaaggagaaggaggaaGAGAAAGTGGGCTAAAGTTATTTAAAAAATGGATACAAGTTAAAAGATTAAATGAGAATGACCAAATGCGGCGCCTCGTGCAATTTTTATAAAATTCTTTTGGTAGTTTCAGCAAACTGTAACTTTACATAACTAGCTCCTAATGGCTATGTAAGTTAAAGAGTTCCAAATAAAATTGTCATTGGTCTAAAAGCAAAAATAACAAAATacatttgaaagagtttgaaaaaggTCGAAAGTATTGGTAAATTGTACTGTACTATTATTAtattaattcttaaaaatattTTCGTGcagaaaaaaaggggaagaagTAGTTAAggtaaaaaacaaagaaaaaattagCTGGGATCTTCTCTTGGGTTAGCGAATTTACAACGTACATTAGGGTTTGATCAGTTAAGTCGGGTAAAAAGAACCCGCTATTTTAAAGTAAAGCAAGAGTTAGGgtttctttacccgaaaatttTAAGTCGAGCAGCTCTGCCATGGCGGAAACTGAACCTCAAGCCTCCGAAACCGTAGCACAGACCGAGAAAGAAGAAGCCTCCGCACAGAAAATGGACGTGGAGGCTCAAGCCGCCGATGATGCGGCGGAGAGCGGCGGCTCGAAGCGTCACGTGGAGGCTCAAGCCGCCGATGATGCGGCGGAGAACGGCAGCTCGAAGCGTCTAAGGGAGGAGGGAGACGAGCTAGAGGTGAATGGAGAGAATGGAGACGCCACGAAGAAGCCGAAAGTCGAGAACTCCGttcaagaagaaaagaaagatggGTCGGATCCGGTTAGCGTGGGTTCGAAGAGTTTCGGGTCGTCTGTGGAGATGTTTGATTACTTTTACAAACTCCTCCATTCCTGGACTCTTAATCTCGATCTCAACAAGGTAAAAATATCACACTGTTTGTTAATACCTTGTGTGCAAAGATTCACCTATTCAGCATATTTCACAAAATGAGCAGGTGATTAGTGTTTTTAATATTGTGTAAAGCAAGGTTTGGTTTTTACCCTGTCCTGCGGTTCTCTGGTTTAGTTGGTTATGTATGGGCAGTGGACTCTGAAAATTTGGGACTTTTTGGGTTGGCTATTTAGGATCTTTTACTTGGGAACATCCTGATTTTCCATTTCATTAGAACATCAAACTGCATTATATCATACTCTCATCGATGTCAAAATGACTAATACGGATTGCTTAGTTATTATATTTTGTTTTCTAAAAATTACCTTTAAATATAAAGGATTTAAGACCTCGACATATTTGACTGTACAtccattttggatatgtgtgtgtgttttgaCAACAGACATCTTTTTTTTGTTACTTGGATAATCTTGTAGCTGCCTCTGGTTATAGTAGTAATCTTTCTATGGCTAAATTAGAGGTGTTAGTCAATTCGGACTTTATTGGTTGCAATCGGAATGATTATCTATTTGATTCGATTTTGCTCTGAATTACCACTCCATCCTCAATTCACGTTGCTCAGAGATTGCCTTTAGGCTCCATTTGGAATTCACTTGCTTTCTTGCCTGTTGAACTATACTTGGCCTTTTGTTGGGGTCAAATTAATATCTTTGTGGGATTGATGCTTTCAACTCGATATAATTATTGAGAGCAAAAAATGGCCAAATACTTGCACAGAAATGTATATCATTTGTATTAGTCATAACGTTAGAGAGGAGTTAATAATTATTCCTGCACAAGAAAGTCCATTTCATAAGGATATTCTGTTGGAACTATGATTCAGCTTTCATGGATCTCATTTTGGAACTAAATCTTGGCATTAGAGATACTTGGAATGTTACATTTATTACTTACATCTGAGTGCTTGATATGATGATCATGATCACTTATGTTTTGTTGGTTTGGTGTCGCAGTATGAGCACATGCTGCTACTTGACTTACTTAAGAAGGGCCATTCAGAACCAGAGAAGAAGATTGGTACAGGAGTTCGCTCTTTCCAAATCCGATTTCATCCACAGTTCAAAAGTCGCTGCTTCTTTGTTGTTAGGGAAGATGATTCCGTGGATGATTTTAGCTTTAGGAAGTGTGTAGATCAGATACAACCCCTTCCAGCGAATATGCAAGTAAAACATTATGCTAACGGTGGAAAAGGTGGTGGCGGTGGTGGAGGAAGAGGAGGTGGATATGGGCGTGGTCGAGGAAGGGGAGGGAGGTCAAGATACTAAACAAGCTAACAGTAGACTGCCAGATTCTTCTGATTAGTCTTGTTACGTGCTGTTTAAAATCCAAATTTTGGTCTGCATCTATGTTCCCGCAGTTTTGTCATAATGTTTTTTGCTGGCTTAAGTCTCATGGCTGTAAGAACTACATGAAATAGCATTTTATTGGCGGCATCACCTATTATCTTACCAAAAGCTGGTTAAATTGTTAAATATGAGAAGCCTTCTGATTGTTGTCTGATATTTTGACCCATGAAACTCCCCTCCCCCCCTTCCCCCTTAAAGAATGTACAAACATTTAAGGCAGAGCAAGTTTGGAGGTAAAGAAGGAATaaggtttttagcttttattCACTGATATTGTAATAACTGCATGTAATCACtatcatatgtatgtttggtaGAAAAAAGAAAAGCTAAATGTATTCATAGGGTAAAACTTTTTACACTGCAATATAAgtagggctgtgcacggatcggatcggatttagcatatttcggattctagaaaatgcaatccgaatccgatccgaattatatcggatcatattattatgcctcaaagttaagctaatatgtatattttctttgtaaaagatgCAATACATTaggaaaaattcatgtttatgcaattatgagagtactatggtgccaatatagttaaatctagcaattgtaaagtTAATAACTTAGAGTTTGatgtaaattaaagtgtagtatttatacatgtcctaataatttcggatttcggattggattggattaaaatataccaatccgaaatTCGATCCGGaatccaaaattttaataaacataattcgaaatccgaaattcaaaattgaatggatcggttcgTATTTTGGATATCCAATCCGAATGAACAACCCTAAATATAAGTAAACTTTAATTAAAACCAGGGATttattgaaaaaagaaaaagaagaacctcATCACAACCAGGGGCGGACTCACGTGCACATATAGGTTATATTCTGCAAACTTGGATATATTATTATTAATGAACCCACTTGACCAAAGTTTAAGCCTTGTAAAAATGGTTCTGTTTGCTGGAGGTCGGGTGTTCGATTCCCAACAAC
This sequence is a window from Nicotiana sylvestris chromosome 3, ASM39365v2, whole genome shotgun sequence. Protein-coding genes within it:
- the LOC104227991 gene encoding protein EMBRYO DEFECTIVE 514 — translated: MAETEPQASETVAQTEKEEASAQKMDVEAQAADDAAESGGSKRHVEAQAADDAAENGSSKRLREEGDELEVNGENGDATKKPKVENSVQEEKKDGSDPVSVGSKSFGSSVEMFDYFYKLLHSWTLNLDLNKYEHMLLLDLLKKGHSEPEKKIGTGVRSFQIRFHPQFKSRCFFVVREDDSVDDFSFRKCVDQIQPLPANMQVKHYANGGKGGGGGGGRGGGYGRGRGRGGRSRY